In Sphingobacterium sp. PCS056, the following proteins share a genomic window:
- a CDS encoding Rpn family recombination-promoting nuclease/putative transposase, with amino-acid sequence MKNHVQPVFIDPTTDEGFKRLFGDKVNLINFLNIIFRGRKTIVDLTYRDTERIGATEEIGKVIFDLVVQISTGEEIIIEMQTSSQTNLKQRMLYYASKVISDTAPKGNRKAWGYAIPEVYTIVLMDGFHMPGGDHRTYFHDTCLCNRDSGQIFYEGLGFIYLEIINFVKSEAEVEDELDKVFFMLKNMSTLKTLPRIMKSAVFQRFFQLASYAKLTKEERTMYDISLKRKWDAEAVRMYQQEQVEGLEKQLGGLEKQLKEVKQASKKAAIEAKAEGEHKKAIETALKFKKMGLPLEQIAEGTGLTIDEIEKLK; translated from the coding sequence ATGAAAAATCACGTTCAGCCCGTTTTTATTGATCCGACCACCGATGAGGGCTTTAAACGGTTATTCGGAGACAAAGTCAACCTGATCAACTTTCTTAACATCATCTTTCGTGGTCGAAAGACCATCGTTGATCTGACGTATCGAGATACCGAGCGTATCGGTGCAACCGAAGAGATCGGTAAAGTTATCTTTGATCTAGTAGTTCAGATCAGCACAGGCGAAGAGATCATCATTGAGATGCAGACCAGCAGTCAGACTAATCTAAAGCAACGCATGCTGTATTATGCCAGCAAGGTCATTTCAGATACAGCGCCCAAAGGAAACCGCAAAGCCTGGGGGTATGCCATTCCCGAGGTTTATACCATTGTCCTGATGGACGGTTTTCATATGCCGGGAGGTGATCATAGAACCTATTTTCACGATACTTGCCTGTGTAATAGAGATTCAGGGCAAATATTTTACGAGGGTTTGGGGTTTATCTATTTAGAAATTATTAACTTTGTTAAAAGCGAAGCTGAGGTTGAAGACGAACTGGATAAAGTATTCTTTATGCTCAAAAATATGTCTACGTTAAAGACCTTGCCACGGATCATGAAATCGGCGGTATTTCAACGATTCTTTCAGTTGGCCAGCTACGCAAAATTGACAAAGGAGGAACGAACTATGTATGATATTAGTTTAAAACGTAAATGGGATGCTGAAGCAGTGCGGATGTATCAACAGGAACAAGTTGAAGGACTAGAAAAGCAATTGGGAGGACTAGAAAAACAATTGAAAGAGGTTAAACAAGCATCCAAGAAAGCAGCAATAGAGGCTAAAGCTGAAGGCGAACACAAAAAAGCCATTGAGACAGCTTTAAAATTTAAAAAGATGGGTTTACCTTTAGAACAAATTGCTGAGGGTACCGGCCTTACCATCGACGAGATTGAAAAACTGAAATAA
- a CDS encoding nuclear transport factor 2 family protein produces MNTLAKTFAAAALIAVSTFNMAAAKPAGDNSTKATVNLSTADLAIDHYVAVMTEGQSAGVEQLFTTDFSQKVHASEDKTNSRSEVISFLKKQKGEQLNCKTSTTIVQESADYMIAKVTMQFDGFTKTDLVTLVNDGGNWKISQSINSYK; encoded by the coding sequence ATGAATACTTTAGCAAAAACATTCGCAGCAGCAGCCTTGATCGCAGTATCTACATTTAATATGGCAGCAGCAAAACCAGCAGGAGACAACTCTACAAAAGCAACTGTCAACCTTTCCACAGCAGATCTCGCCATTGATCATTATGTTGCGGTTATGACAGAAGGTCAATCGGCAGGAGTAGAGCAATTGTTTACAACAGACTTCAGTCAAAAAGTTCATGCATCAGAAGATAAAACCAATAGCCGCTCTGAAGTTATTTCCTTCTTGAAAAAGCAAAAAGGTGAGCAGTTAAACTGTAAAACAAGTACCACCATCGTACAGGAGTCAGCAGACTATATGATCGCCAAAGTAACCATGCAGTTTGATGGTTTTACCAAAACCGATCTCGTGACTTTAGTGAATGACGGCGGTAACTGGAAAATATCCCAATCGATCAATTCGTACAAGTAA
- a CDS encoding Rpn family recombination-promoting nuclease/putative transposase translates to MKNHVQPVFIDPTTDEGFKRLFGDKVNLINFLNIIFRSRKTIVDLTYRDTERIGATEEIGKVIFDLVVQISTGEEIINEMQTSSQTNLKQRMLYYASKVISDIAPKGNRKAWGYAIPEVYTIVLMDGFPIPGGDRSTYFHDTCLCHRDSGKIFYEGFGFIYLELINFVKSEAEVEDELDKVFFMLKNMSTLKTLPRIMKSAVFQRFFQLASYAKLTKEERTMYDISLKRKWDAEAVRMYQQEQVEGLEKQLGGLEKQLKEAKQASKKAAIEAKAEGQHQKAIETALNLKEMGLSTHQIAKATGLTIEEIEKLK, encoded by the coding sequence ATGAAAAATCACGTTCAGCCCGTTTTTATTGATCCGACCACCGATGAAGGATTCAAGCGGTTATTCGGAGACAAGGTCAACCTGATCAACTTTCTTAACATCATCTTTCGTAGTCGAAAGACCATTGTTGATCTGACTTATCGAGATACCGAGCGTATCGGAGCGACCGAAGAGATCGGTAAAGTTATATTTGATCTAGTAGTTCAGATCAGTACAGGCGAAGAGATTATCAATGAGATGCAGACCAGCAGTCAGACTAATTTAAAGCAACGCATGTTGTATTATGCTAGTAAGGTTATTTCAGACATAGCGCCCAAAGGAAACCGTAAAGCCTGGGGATACGCCATTCCCGAGGTTTATACCATTGTATTGATGGATGGTTTTCCTATTCCAGGAGGTGATCGAAGTACATATTTTCATGATACCTGCCTGTGCCATAGAGATTCAGGGAAAATTTTCTATGAAGGATTTGGGTTTATTTACCTCGAATTGATTAACTTTGTTAAAAGTGAAGCTGAGGTTGAAGACGAACTGGATAAAGTATTCTTTATGCTCAAGAATATGTCTACGTTAAAGACCTTGCCACGGATCATGAAATCGGCGGTATTTCAACGATTCTTTCAGTTGGCTAGCTACGCAAAATTGACAAAGGAGGAACGAACTATGTATGATATTAGTTTAAAACGTAAATGGGATGCCGAAGCAGTGCGGATGTATCAACAGGAACAAGTTGAAGGACTAGAAAAGCAATTGGGAGGACTAGAAAAACAATTGAAAGAGGCTAAGCAAGCATCCAAGAAAGCAGCAATAGAGGCTAAAGCTGAAGGCCAACACCAAAAAGCTATTGAAACAGCTTTGAATTTGAAAGAGATGGGTTTGTCTACCCATCAGATTGCCAAAGCTACAGGCCTTACCATCGAAGAGATTGAGAAACTGAAATAA
- a CDS encoding HlyD family secretion protein, protein MKDINKIKKAEEVDHIINRMPKKFGIQITVIVMLSILLLLLFGFLISYPDVQTGTVSINTKNPAIKIISPNSGKIILVKKNQQHVYKDEIIAYIDNPAQMNDVLQIKALIEKINVSNSNLLMDLKPLPNRIYLGIINNKYYTFLDALQQFKNYHQNGTFDHQLNTYRELLHEQNNILTTTKQKAELSNRSINYMNKFAERDSILLQKKVISAAEFERNKISYLNAAYSVVNNKNEASQIMLELFRTQNAITETQIKKEEIEKSLLLNLNSSYHEFSMVLKSFEESYIFKSPQTGTLQYLNFWNDNIYVKAGEPIFSIVPTNNKIIAQIFLPNSGAGKVTHNQNVVIKLDNYPYNEYGSIKGIVNDISLVTNTQETAQGSIESYLVQVELPDGLKTNYGKTLNFKYELKGIAEIITKDRRLIERIFDNLKYMLTDKNQPPSGDVN, encoded by the coding sequence ATGAAAGATATTAATAAAATAAAAAAGGCGGAAGAAGTTGATCATATTATTAATAGGATGCCCAAAAAATTTGGTATTCAAATTACTGTTATTGTAATGTTGAGCATCTTATTGTTATTACTGTTTGGTTTCCTCATATCCTACCCCGATGTACAAACGGGCACCGTCTCAATAAATACAAAAAATCCTGCTATCAAAATTATAAGTCCAAATTCGGGAAAGATTATTTTGGTAAAAAAAAATCAGCAACATGTTTATAAAGATGAAATCATTGCTTACATAGATAATCCTGCACAAATGAATGATGTATTGCAGATAAAAGCACTTATTGAAAAAATTAATGTAAGCAATAGCAATTTATTGATGGATCTGAAGCCTTTACCAAACAGAATATACCTTGGCATCATTAACAATAAATATTACACGTTTTTAGATGCCTTACAACAATTTAAAAATTATCACCAAAATGGAACTTTCGACCATCAATTGAATACTTATCGAGAATTATTGCACGAGCAAAATAATATTTTAACCACAACAAAGCAGAAAGCAGAGTTGTCCAATAGAAGCATCAATTACATGAACAAATTTGCGGAACGTGATTCTATTCTTTTACAGAAAAAAGTGATCAGTGCAGCAGAATTTGAAAGAAATAAAATAAGCTATTTAAATGCTGCATATAGTGTTGTGAACAATAAAAATGAAGCATCGCAAATTATGTTAGAACTTTTTAGAACGCAAAATGCAATAACTGAAACCCAGATCAAAAAAGAAGAAATTGAAAAATCACTCTTATTAAATTTAAATTCATCGTATCACGAATTCTCAATGGTTCTAAAATCATTTGAAGAAAGCTATATTTTCAAAAGTCCTCAAACAGGGACTTTACAATACCTAAATTTTTGGAACGACAATATTTATGTTAAAGCTGGAGAACCTATTTTTTCAATTGTTCCAACTAATAATAAAATAATAGCTCAAATATTCCTACCAAATTCGGGGGCTGGAAAAGTAACTCATAATCAAAATGTAGTAATTAAATTAGATAATTATCCGTATAACGAATATGGTTCAATAAAAGGAATCGTAAATGATATTTCATTAGTAACAAACACACAGGAAACTGCTCAGGGAAGTATTGAAAGTTATCTCGTTCAAGTAGAGCTACCAGATGGTTTAAAAACTAATTATGGTAAAACGCTAAATTTCAAATATGAATTAAAAGGAATCGCAGAAATCATAACTAAAGATAGACGATTAATCGAACGAATTTTTGACAATTTAAAATATATGCTTACAGATAAAAATCAGCCTCCCTCCGGGGATGTAAATTAA
- a CDS encoding peptidase domain-containing ABC transporter: MFNKFPTEIQYDKMDCGPTCLKIIAKHYGRFYTLHFLRELCGKTKEGISILNLIYAAEKIGLKSRAVKCTLNQLQHDIPLPVVIHWNDSHFMVVYKTTKNYIYVSDPAQGLVKYPTKLFAKKWIKENSKKGVLIGFDPDINFSEINHEDSLVKHKKFNSIFSYFKPYKTSMVNLLIVMLFVTSLQAIVPFITRSIIDVGVSTQNMNFVNIMLIANIAILLATTFSNAVRDWIILHLTSRINISLISDYLLKLMKLPMSFFENKTIGDILQRAQDHQRIKDFIMGSSLNLLFSGMTFLVFAVILAIYNSFIFWVFIAGSVVYLIWVMAFLAIRRRLDTNYFSLMAKDQSYWVETISGMQDIKINNYETEKRWKWENLQARLYKVNLKLHSITNYQNLGGQFIDNLKNIIITIICAKAVINGEMSFGIMISTQIIIGMLNSPIQQYIQFITSAQSAKISFARINEIHALEDEEQIQEFNDAVLPQDRSIILKNVYFQYAPKHPYSVRGVNLTIPFGKITAIVGDSGSGKTTLMKLILRLYGLSHGEICIGPLNVKNIPLSYWRSKCGVVLQDGKIFNDTVINNVVLNDEELDFERFKIAIEIANIRQEIEDMPKGYKTMMGEQGRGLSGGQKQRILIARAIYKNPDYLFLDEATNSLDTLNEKKIVESLDKVFKDKTVVVIAHRLSTIRKADQIVVMKDGKIIEVGNHKLLMDKQGHYYDLINSQANLN, translated from the coding sequence ATGTTTAACAAATTCCCTACAGAGATTCAGTACGATAAGATGGATTGCGGTCCTACCTGTCTAAAAATAATAGCCAAGCACTATGGTAGATTCTACACCTTACACTTTCTAAGAGAATTATGTGGTAAAACCAAAGAGGGTATTTCAATTCTCAATTTGATTTATGCTGCAGAAAAAATAGGTCTCAAATCCCGCGCTGTTAAATGCACGCTAAACCAACTTCAACACGACATTCCACTACCTGTAGTCATACATTGGAATGATTCACATTTTATGGTCGTATATAAAACCACAAAAAATTATATCTATGTTTCTGATCCTGCACAAGGTCTTGTAAAATATCCTACTAAATTGTTTGCTAAAAAATGGATAAAAGAAAATTCGAAGAAGGGAGTTTTAATTGGTTTTGATCCAGATATTAATTTTTCAGAAATCAATCATGAGGATAGCCTTGTAAAACATAAAAAATTTAATTCCATATTTAGTTATTTTAAACCATACAAAACCAGTATGGTAAACTTATTGATAGTCATGTTGTTTGTAACAAGTCTACAGGCAATTGTTCCATTTATTACCAGATCTATCATCGATGTGGGCGTAAGCACTCAAAATATGAATTTTGTGAACATTATGCTTATTGCAAACATTGCTATTCTATTGGCTACTACTTTTTCAAATGCCGTTAGAGATTGGATAATACTGCATCTAACTAGCAGAATAAATATATCTTTAATATCTGACTATCTCCTCAAATTAATGAAGTTGCCCATGTCATTTTTTGAGAATAAAACAATTGGAGATATATTACAGAGGGCACAGGATCATCAAAGAATAAAGGATTTTATAATGGGCAGTTCTCTGAACTTATTATTTTCAGGGATGACATTTTTAGTCTTTGCCGTTATATTAGCGATTTACAACAGTTTTATTTTTTGGGTATTTATTGCAGGAAGCGTAGTATACCTCATATGGGTAATGGCTTTTCTAGCCATTCGAAGAAGACTGGACACAAATTACTTTAGTCTGATGGCGAAAGATCAAAGTTATTGGGTAGAAACCATCTCAGGAATGCAGGATATTAAAATTAATAATTATGAAACTGAAAAAAGATGGAAATGGGAGAATTTGCAAGCCCGCCTTTACAAAGTTAATTTGAAACTTCATTCTATAACAAATTATCAAAATCTGGGTGGTCAATTTATTGATAATCTAAAAAACATCATTATTACCATCATATGTGCAAAGGCTGTAATTAATGGTGAAATGAGCTTTGGAATTATGATCTCTACACAGATAATTATTGGCATGCTAAATTCGCCTATTCAGCAATATATTCAATTTATTACATCGGCTCAATCTGCTAAAATATCATTTGCCAGAATAAATGAAATTCACGCACTGGAAGATGAGGAGCAGATTCAGGAATTCAATGATGCAGTGCTGCCTCAAGACCGAAGTATTATATTGAAAAATGTTTATTTCCAATATGCACCAAAGCACCCATACAGTGTTAGGGGTGTTAATTTAACTATTCCGTTTGGAAAGATAACAGCAATTGTTGGAGATAGCGGAAGTGGAAAAACGACTTTAATGAAATTAATCTTAAGGTTATATGGCCTAAGTCATGGTGAAATCTGTATTGGTCCTTTGAACGTAAAAAATATACCGCTAAGCTACTGGCGTTCGAAATGTGGGGTTGTACTGCAGGATGGCAAAATATTTAATGACACGGTTATTAATAATGTGGTACTTAATGATGAGGAACTTGATTTTGAAAGATTCAAAATAGCGATCGAAATTGCCAATATTCGTCAAGAGATCGAAGATATGCCCAAAGGATACAAAACAATGATGGGTGAACAAGGCAGAGGACTAAGCGGTGGTCAAAAACAACGTATACTTATTGCCAGAGCAATATACAAAAATCCAGACTACCTGTTCCTGGACGAAGCTACAAATTCACTGGATACATTAAATGAAAAAAAAATAGTTGAATCGTTAGATAAAGTTTTTAAAGATAAAACGGTCGTGGTTATCGCACATCGTCTGAGTACCATCAGAAAAGCAGATCAGATCGTCGTAATGAAAGATGGAAAGATCATAGAAGTGGGTAACCATAAATTACTGATGGATAAACAAGGCCATTATTATGATTTAATCAATTCGCAAGCCAACTTAAACTAA
- a CDS encoding 2-C-methyl-D-erythritol 4-phosphate cytidylyltransferase, translating to MSYIKKYVIILAGGVGSRYGAVLSKQFHKINGRPIIVKTLCKFLKLFPIQSLRLVINPEHQLEWSQIKNEYPFIADIPTVYGGPQRYHSVKNALETIDSKEHDLIGVHDGVRPFVSYETISNTFQTAERLGNAVPYFDAVNTIRIEKGIVNEALNRAEIKIVQNPQVFRSDIIKDAYKLPYSPVFLDDATIVEKAGYKIQLCHGNYENIKITHPQDIYIGQGLENFLIDLEATSNGYLYSNA from the coding sequence ATGTCATATATAAAGAAGTATGTTATCATCTTAGCTGGTGGAGTTGGAAGCAGGTACGGAGCTGTCTTAAGTAAGCAATTTCATAAGATAAACGGCCGCCCCATAATTGTGAAAACTTTATGCAAATTTTTAAAATTATTTCCAATACAAAGTTTACGGTTAGTCATTAATCCTGAACATCAGTTGGAATGGTCACAGATAAAAAATGAGTATCCTTTTATAGCTGATATACCCACTGTTTATGGAGGGCCTCAACGATATCATTCTGTTAAAAATGCATTGGAGACTATCGATTCAAAAGAGCATGATCTCATAGGAGTGCATGATGGTGTACGACCATTTGTGTCCTATGAAACAATTTCCAATACTTTTCAAACTGCAGAGCGACTGGGAAACGCAGTTCCTTATTTTGATGCTGTTAATACAATACGAATAGAAAAAGGTATAGTTAACGAAGCCCTCAATAGAGCTGAGATAAAAATTGTGCAAAATCCGCAAGTTTTTAGGTCAGATATTATAAAGGATGCTTATAAGTTGCCATATTCCCCAGTTTTTCTAGATGACGCCACTATTGTAGAAAAAGCAGGCTATAAGATTCAATTGTGCCACGGTAATTATGAAAATATAAAAATTACCCATCCACAAGATATCTATATAGGGCAGGGATTAGAGAATTTTTTAATTGATTTAGAAGCTACATCAAATGGATACTTATACAGTAACGCGTGA
- a CDS encoding LicD family protein, which translates to MDTYTVTRELTYYKNSDKKEEKTSQVLLEVGQDFKDLYGIAISPFEITWFNTHFAIWQDFLDHSREEFCLITSVDVVWNSTVDIMESILVECDILFHVFFPYDLINANCKISPSVALSRFGFFWGSDAYFISRKTVSDLLVTCQKIYCPLDEQLLDFGINKSIRFICSDTNWIDYDFSTSPSYLSRRSSILDFLSNYSAWTEDELIEVRKILHYISEVATNLDVKIFLHAGTLLGSIRHGGIMAWDDDVDLMVMDVDVKSLIEKIKKDGIYEVMEWTWKKTGQVYYKVWKPGGYKVEGYAYTFPFVDIWWAQEVGNEVQTNDGYTFRKESYFPLKEIQFEGCKFYHPHISTDILNKMYLGWESAIKIFSWSHKYKNHSVKQVTIPIETNSNGHIVGFK; encoded by the coding sequence ATGGATACTTATACAGTAACGCGTGAATTGACCTATTATAAAAACAGTGATAAAAAAGAAGAGAAAACTAGTCAAGTACTTCTAGAAGTAGGTCAAGATTTCAAGGATCTATATGGTATAGCAATATCTCCATTTGAAATAACCTGGTTTAATACTCATTTTGCCATCTGGCAAGATTTTCTTGATCATTCAAGAGAAGAATTTTGTTTGATTACTTCAGTAGATGTTGTCTGGAACAGCACGGTAGACATTATGGAAAGTATATTAGTGGAATGCGATATTCTTTTCCATGTTTTTTTTCCATATGATCTCATTAATGCTAACTGTAAGATCAGCCCGTCTGTAGCACTTAGCCGATTTGGGTTTTTCTGGGGGAGTGATGCGTATTTTATATCAAGAAAAACGGTAAGCGATCTGCTCGTTACATGTCAGAAAATATACTGTCCACTAGATGAGCAACTTTTGGATTTTGGGATCAACAAAAGTATTCGCTTTATCTGTTCGGATACCAACTGGATAGATTATGATTTTTCAACATCTCCAAGCTATTTGTCAAGGAGATCAAGTATTCTGGATTTTCTGTCAAATTATTCGGCATGGACTGAAGATGAGTTGATTGAAGTTCGAAAAATTCTACATTATATTTCCGAAGTAGCAACTAATTTAGATGTGAAAATATTTTTACATGCTGGCACCTTGTTGGGTTCAATACGACATGGCGGAATAATGGCTTGGGATGATGACGTGGATCTGATGGTTATGGATGTAGACGTTAAGTCATTAATCGAAAAAATAAAAAAAGATGGTATTTATGAGGTAATGGAGTGGACCTGGAAAAAGACAGGACAGGTCTATTATAAAGTATGGAAACCAGGAGGATATAAGGTTGAAGGTTACGCTTATACATTTCCATTTGTAGATATCTGGTGGGCTCAGGAAGTCGGAAACGAGGTTCAAACCAATGATGGTTACACCTTTAGAAAAGAAAGCTACTTTCCTCTGAAAGAGATCCAATTCGAAGGCTGTAAATTTTATCATCCACATATTTCGACAGATATATTGAACAAGATGTATTTAGGATGGGAAAGTGCTATTAAAATATTTTCATGGTCACATAAATATAAAAATCATTCCGTAAAACAGGTTACAATTCCAATTGAGACCAATAGTAACGGACATATTGTAGGATTTAAATAG
- a CDS encoding TlpA family protein disulfide reductase, whose amino-acid sequence MSLNQSAEPDPNSWILKELAKAKVKTNKVSYKDNFFQFDTVRLIGFIEGYNPKSEFTSGIIYSSNQLTWEDYPTTVQIFPDGRFEASYPVTHPEISYIKYRNDRFTFYIEPGQTLALRFKVTQDQNLELIGFEGPLAVENQQLKDFAWGKNPRAFYQNLEKILKEQPISQGKMQIISAWDSVQNEVDVRFRKSGFSPKLKNLIHTDIALYYATQLMDLQMTKKSLLREDPKNSFLKEPLPTDYFNFMARLDLNDFALLVPNEFSSFINLFEFSPLFRTQEYNNALNRQFKGNLYLVQDSANKKFNPTIANTLVTEVAKLRTLKPKLDYATDTIKITNLTGDLLTVLTNKDLKNEALKLAERVKISKDGYLLPNTPAGALFTKMTDKYRGKVVIVDFWAQWCGPCRQGIESMKEKRLKFKDNPNLVFVFVTDNVGTPDVDFYKNYIVENDMSESYRVSADEYMALRELFKFNGIPRYVLMDPDGRIRNDDFQMHNWKSELTKNYPQLFNYQLMEEI is encoded by the coding sequence ATGTCACTAAACCAATCAGCTGAACCCGATCCGAACAGCTGGATATTAAAAGAACTAGCAAAGGCTAAAGTAAAAACAAATAAAGTAAGTTATAAGGACAATTTCTTCCAATTTGATACCGTAAGACTAATTGGATTTATTGAGGGTTATAATCCTAAATCGGAATTTACAAGTGGCATAATATATAGTAGCAATCAGCTGACTTGGGAAGATTATCCAACAACCGTTCAGATCTTTCCTGATGGTCGTTTTGAAGCGAGCTACCCTGTGACACATCCTGAAATTTCCTATATAAAATATAGAAATGACAGGTTTACATTTTATATTGAACCTGGGCAAACGTTAGCTTTGCGATTCAAAGTTACTCAAGATCAAAACCTCGAATTAATAGGTTTTGAGGGACCTCTTGCTGTCGAAAACCAACAATTAAAAGATTTTGCTTGGGGAAAGAATCCTCGGGCCTTCTACCAGAATCTGGAAAAGATATTAAAAGAACAACCTATTTCACAAGGCAAAATGCAAATTATTTCTGCTTGGGATTCGGTGCAAAATGAAGTAGACGTACGTTTTAGGAAATCCGGATTTTCACCCAAATTAAAAAATCTGATCCATACAGATATTGCACTTTACTATGCGACACAATTAATGGATCTCCAAATGACAAAAAAAAGTCTTTTAAGGGAAGATCCTAAAAATTCCTTTCTTAAAGAACCTCTTCCGACCGATTATTTTAATTTTATGGCTCGATTAGACCTAAACGATTTTGCTTTGTTGGTACCAAATGAATTTTCAAGTTTTATCAATCTTTTCGAATTTTCACCACTTTTTCGTACACAAGAATATAATAATGCCTTGAATCGTCAGTTTAAAGGCAACTTATACTTGGTGCAGGATTCGGCAAATAAAAAGTTTAATCCGACAATAGCCAATACCTTAGTTACAGAAGTTGCTAAATTGCGTACCTTGAAGCCTAAATTAGATTATGCTACAGATACCATAAAGATTACAAATTTAACAGGTGATCTGTTAACAGTATTAACCAATAAAGATTTAAAAAATGAAGCACTTAAATTGGCGGAGCGTGTAAAAATATCCAAAGACGGCTATTTATTACCAAATACTCCTGCTGGTGCTCTCTTTACCAAGATGACAGATAAATATCGTGGTAAGGTCGTGATCGTCGACTTTTGGGCACAATGGTGTGGACCGTGTCGCCAAGGCATAGAATCAATGAAGGAAAAACGGTTAAAATTCAAGGATAATCCGAATTTGGTATTTGTCTTCGTAACGGATAATGTGGGTACACCAGATGTGGATTTTTATAAGAATTATATTGTTGAAAATGATATGTCTGAATCATATAGAGTATCTGCAGATGAGTATATGGCATTGCGCGAACTATTTAAGTTTAACGGGATCCCCAGGTATGTTTTGATGGACCCGGATGGTAGAATCAGAAATGATGATTTCCAAATGCATAATTGGAAATCTGAACTCACTAAAAATTATCCTCAACTTTTTAATTATCAATTGATGGAGGAAATCTGA
- the dinB gene encoding DNA polymerase IV, with product MERNIVHCDLDTFFVSVERLLNVGLVDKPVLIGGTSDRGVVASCSYEARKYGVHSAMPMRLALRMCPEAIIVRGDHDLYSHYSSMVTEIIEEVTPVVEKASIDEHYLDVTGMDRFFGCWQWTQELRQRIIKETGLPISFGLSVNKTVSKIATGQAKPSGELFVNSGTEKGFLAPLSIRKIPMVGEKSYTLLRNMGISKIGTLQQMEAFTMKHVMGENGVTIWRKANGLDDSLVLPFREQKSMSKETTFEQDTIDMDLLRRTLIGMVDTLAFELRKDQKLTSSITLKIRYSNFDTHTQQVKVAFTNSDKLITEKVMALFKKLYSRRMLIRLIGIKFSNLIYGAYQTDLFNDSSDEVNLLQAMDKIRLRYGSQYLMKGICAPDPTAKKGGNHAP from the coding sequence ATGGAACGGAATATAGTGCATTGTGATCTTGACACATTTTTTGTGTCCGTAGAGCGTTTGCTCAACGTAGGGCTGGTGGATAAACCTGTGCTTATCGGTGGGACTTCCGATCGGGGTGTGGTCGCATCCTGCTCGTACGAAGCTCGTAAGTATGGTGTACACAGTGCCATGCCCATGCGGCTGGCATTGCGTATGTGTCCCGAAGCAATCATTGTCAGGGGTGATCATGACCTGTACAGTCATTATTCTTCTATGGTCACCGAGATTATCGAAGAGGTGACACCTGTGGTTGAAAAAGCCAGTATCGATGAGCATTACCTCGACGTGACCGGTATGGACCGCTTCTTTGGATGCTGGCAGTGGACGCAGGAACTACGGCAGCGCATTATAAAAGAAACAGGATTACCCATCAGCTTTGGACTGTCCGTCAATAAAACCGTTAGCAAGATTGCTACAGGTCAGGCCAAACCATCCGGTGAACTGTTTGTCAACAGCGGTACCGAAAAAGGCTTTTTAGCACCGCTCTCCATCCGGAAGATCCCGATGGTAGGCGAGAAGTCCTACACCTTGCTCCGCAATATGGGCATCAGCAAGATCGGTACCCTGCAGCAGATGGAAGCCTTCACCATGAAGCATGTGATGGGGGAGAACGGAGTCACCATCTGGCGTAAAGCAAACGGTCTCGATGATTCCCTTGTACTGCCATTTCGGGAGCAGAAATCCATGAGCAAGGAAACAACTTTTGAGCAGGATACCATTGATATGGATCTGCTGCGCCGAACACTGATCGGTATGGTCGATACCCTTGCATTTGAGCTTCGCAAAGATCAGAAACTCACCAGCAGTATCACCCTCAAAATCCGTTACAGTAATTTCGATACCCATACCCAGCAGGTCAAGGTAGCCTTCACCAACTCGGATAAGCTTATTACCGAAAAAGTAATGGCACTATTTAAAAAGCTCTACAGCCGGCGCATGCTTATCCGCCTCATCGGAATCAAGTTTTCCAATCTCATCTATGGCGCCTATCAGACCGATCTGTTCAATGACAGCAGTGACGAAGTCAACCTGCTACAGGCCATGGACAAGATCCGCTTACGCTACGGCAGCCAGTACCTGATGAAAGGCATCTGTGCTCCCGATCCGACGGCGAAGAAAGGAGGGAACCATGCTCCTTAA